Proteins from a genomic interval of Pseudomonas silesiensis:
- a CDS encoding FecR family protein, giving the protein MNTIERVTPTPAQEQAALAWLSLLHDQPDSSDQAAFSHWLQADPAHAEAYAQVQVMWELTEAPARTLADEDALALQGYLNAMNRSRRPGVRRWSGALAMAACLVLMISLGAGWQPSRWVDDLGADYVSAPGEIRTVTLADQSQVTLDADSAIAVDFSRGERHVQLRRGAGFFNVTHTGDPFVVDAEKGQARVLGTQFEVRLQPHGAQVTVLSGRVGVTADKQAGQQILTAGQQVAYGDGLAEKLHSVDSEAQLAWRQGWLNYYKATLAEVVQDLGRYYPGRILLLDDELAARRVSGSFPSKDPQAVLSSLQGVLGFEQHTLGQLIILR; this is encoded by the coding sequence GTGAACACTATCGAACGCGTCACCCCGACGCCGGCTCAGGAGCAGGCGGCATTGGCCTGGCTGAGTCTGTTGCATGACCAGCCCGACAGTAGCGATCAGGCCGCCTTCAGCCACTGGTTGCAGGCGGACCCCGCCCATGCCGAGGCGTATGCCCAGGTACAAGTGATGTGGGAGCTGACCGAAGCACCGGCGAGAACCCTGGCCGATGAAGACGCCCTGGCCTTGCAGGGTTACCTCAACGCCATGAACCGCTCGCGCCGGCCCGGCGTGCGGCGTTGGTCCGGTGCGTTGGCAATGGCGGCGTGCCTGGTGTTGATGATCAGCCTCGGCGCGGGCTGGCAGCCGTCGCGCTGGGTGGATGACCTGGGGGCAGACTATGTCTCGGCGCCGGGGGAAATCCGCACCGTCACCCTGGCGGATCAGTCGCAAGTCACCCTGGATGCCGACAGTGCGATTGCCGTGGATTTCAGTCGTGGCGAGCGGCATGTCCAGTTGCGTCGCGGTGCCGGATTTTTCAACGTAACGCACACTGGCGATCCGTTTGTGGTGGACGCTGAAAAGGGGCAGGCGCGGGTGCTGGGCACGCAGTTCGAAGTCCGCCTGCAACCCCACGGCGCGCAGGTCACGGTGTTGTCCGGGCGGGTTGGCGTCACGGCGGATAAACAGGCCGGGCAACAGATTCTCACGGCCGGCCAGCAAGTGGCTTATGGCGATGGTTTGGCGGAAAAACTCCACAGCGTCGACAGCGAAGCACAGTTGGCCTGGCGTCAGGGTTGGCTCAATTACTACAAGGCGACACTGGCCGAGGTGGTGCAGGACCTGGGGCGTTATTACCCGGGGCGGATCCTGTTGCTTGACGATGAACTGGCGGCACGGCGGGTCAGTGGCAGTTTTCCGAGCAAGGACCCGCAGGCGGTGTTGAGTTCGTTGCAGGGGGTGTTGGGGTTTGAGCAGCACACTTTGGGGCAACTGATCATTTTGCGGTGA
- a CDS encoding RNA polymerase sigma factor, whose translation MITRPPESRDDEHRGARAHFLQVFLSQRSQMEALVSRRVGCRATAADLVQDLFLRFWRRPLVQVEELSTYLLRCAGNIAIDHLRSEGTRVRVNEGWRPDAPDSHGSEPQAALEAGNDLRHVEAALRALPERTRQIFLLNRIHGRKYAEIAKAMGLSQSAVEKHMMRALEACKASLREPPPRTPGKAP comes from the coding sequence ATGATCACCCGCCCTCCGGAATCCCGCGATGATGAGCATCGGGGCGCCCGTGCGCATTTCCTCCAGGTTTTTCTATCCCAGCGCTCGCAAATGGAAGCGCTGGTGAGTCGGCGCGTCGGTTGTCGGGCGACGGCGGCGGACCTGGTGCAGGATTTGTTCCTGCGCTTCTGGCGCCGGCCGCTGGTGCAGGTCGAAGAACTCAGCACCTACCTGCTGCGGTGCGCCGGCAACATCGCCATCGACCATTTGCGCAGCGAAGGCACGCGGGTACGGGTCAACGAAGGCTGGAGGCCGGATGCGCCGGACAGTCACGGCAGTGAACCGCAAGCCGCACTCGAGGCGGGCAACGATTTGCGTCACGTCGAAGCCGCGTTGCGCGCCTTGCCCGAGCGCACCCGCCAGATCTTTTTGCTCAACCGCATCCACGGGCGTAAATACGCGGAAATCGCCAAGGCCATGGGTTTGTCCCAAAGCGCCGTGGAAAAACATATGATGCGCGCCCTCGAAGCCTGCAAGGCCAGCCTTCGCGAACCCCCACCGCGCACGCCAGGGAAAGCACCGTGA
- a CDS encoding TonB-dependent siderophore receptor, whose protein sequence is MKSRAKSGLVKQWLGVSALSFSTLALLPLSVALAAEAGTDQQRTQFSFALAAKPLPQALSDFSRVTGISVVYTDEAPYAITAPAVSGQMSAEQALQRLLGGSGFTFRRTDGHTLVLEPLPSEGTLNLDATTITSVMDQSMSYQPPPTSSVMRSSALLQEIPQTVNVIPAQVIRDQAPRNLDDALANVSGITQGNTLGSTQDSVMTRGFGDNRNGSIMRDGMPVVQGRGLNASVERIEVLKGPASLLYGIQDPGGVVNMVSKKPELEQYNAVTLRGSTYGEGKNGSGGGLDSTGALGDTGLAYRMILDHEDEDYWRNYGTHRETLVAPSLAWFGESTTLLFAYEHREFLTPFDRGTVIDPRDNHPLDISRDRRLDEPFNNMEGRSDLYHFEADHALNDDWNAHFGYSWNRETYDASQVRITAIDTNAGTLTRSMDGTQNAISTDRFTTVSLEGKVKVAGMQHDLVFGIDDEYRKIYREDLIRQKSLSTFSYTNPVYGREVAGTTVSPADSAQTDKLRSDSVFVQDSIHLTDQWILVAGARFQEYDQYAGKGVPFQANTDSNGQKWVPRAGLVYRYTDELSFYGSYTESFKPNSTIAPLSGSTTVLDGSIAPEEAKSWEVGAKLDIPGRVTGNVALFDIKKRNVLVANSEGPVTLYSAAGEVRSRGLEVDLTGQLSDRWSMIGSYAYTDAEVTQDPTYKGKKLQNVAKNTGSLSAVYDFGTVIGGDQLRVGAGARYVGERAGNAVNDFDLPSYTVADAFASYDTRVEGQKVKFQLNVKNLFDRTYYTSAASRFFVSMGDARQVTLSSTLEF, encoded by the coding sequence ATGAAGTCCAGGGCAAAATCGGGTTTGGTCAAACAATGGTTGGGTGTATCTGCGTTGAGCTTTTCGACGCTGGCGTTGCTGCCGTTGAGCGTGGCGCTGGCAGCTGAGGCCGGCACTGACCAGCAGCGTACCCAATTCAGCTTTGCGCTGGCCGCCAAACCACTGCCCCAGGCCTTGAGCGATTTCAGCCGGGTCACCGGCATCAGCGTGGTCTACACCGATGAGGCGCCCTACGCCATCACCGCGCCGGCCGTCAGCGGGCAGATGAGTGCCGAGCAGGCGCTGCAGCGATTGCTCGGCGGCTCGGGTTTCACCTTCCGTCGCACCGACGGCCACACCCTGGTCCTGGAACCCTTGCCCAGCGAAGGCACCCTGAACCTGGACGCGACCACCATCACCTCGGTGATGGATCAATCCATGAGCTACCAGCCGCCGCCCACCAGTTCGGTGATGCGCTCCTCGGCCTTGCTCCAGGAAATCCCCCAGACCGTCAACGTGATCCCGGCCCAGGTCATTCGCGATCAGGCTCCCCGTAACCTGGACGATGCGCTGGCCAACGTCAGCGGCATCACCCAGGGCAATACCTTGGGCAGCACCCAGGATTCGGTGATGACCCGCGGCTTCGGCGACAACCGCAACGGCTCGATCATGCGCGACGGCATGCCGGTGGTGCAGGGCCGTGGGCTCAATGCCAGTGTCGAGCGCATTGAAGTGCTCAAGGGCCCGGCGTCCTTGCTCTACGGCATCCAGGACCCGGGCGGTGTGGTGAACATGGTCAGCAAGAAGCCCGAGCTAGAGCAATACAACGCAGTGACCCTGCGCGGCTCGACCTATGGTGAAGGCAAAAACGGCAGCGGTGGCGGCCTCGACAGCACCGGCGCCCTGGGCGATACCGGGCTGGCGTATCGCATGATCCTGGACCATGAGGACGAAGATTACTGGCGCAACTACGGCACCCATCGCGAGACGCTGGTGGCGCCGTCCCTGGCCTGGTTCGGTGAAAGCACCACGCTGTTGTTCGCCTATGAACACCGCGAGTTCCTGACCCCGTTCGACCGTGGCACGGTCATCGATCCGCGTGACAACCATCCGCTGGACATCTCCCGTGATCGTCGCCTGGATGAGCCGTTCAACAACATGGAAGGGCGTTCGGACCTGTATCACTTCGAGGCCGATCACGCGCTCAACGATGACTGGAACGCCCACTTCGGCTACAGCTGGAACCGCGAAACCTACGATGCCAGCCAGGTGCGCATCACGGCCATCGACACCAACGCAGGCACGCTGACCCGGAGCATGGATGGCACGCAGAACGCCATCAGCACCGACCGCTTCACCACCGTCAGCCTCGAAGGCAAGGTCAAGGTTGCGGGCATGCAGCATGACCTGGTGTTCGGCATCGATGACGAGTACCGCAAGATTTACCGCGAAGACCTGATCCGCCAGAAAAGCCTGAGCACCTTCAGCTACACCAACCCGGTTTACGGCCGCGAGGTCGCCGGCACCACCGTCAGCCCGGCCGACAGCGCCCAGACTGATAAGCTGCGCAGCGATTCGGTGTTCGTGCAGGACTCGATCCACCTCACCGACCAGTGGATCCTGGTGGCTGGCGCACGCTTCCAGGAATACGACCAGTACGCCGGCAAAGGCGTACCGTTCCAGGCCAACACCGACAGCAATGGGCAGAAATGGGTACCGCGCGCCGGCCTGGTTTATCGCTACACCGATGAGTTGTCGTTCTACGGCAGCTACACCGAATCCTTCAAGCCCAACTCGACCATCGCCCCGCTGAGTGGCAGCACTACCGTGCTCGACGGCAGCATCGCACCGGAAGAAGCCAAGTCCTGGGAAGTGGGGGCCAAGCTCGATATCCCTGGCCGGGTGACCGGCAACGTCGCGCTGTTCGACATCAAGAAGCGCAATGTGCTGGTGGCCAACTCCGAAGGCCCGGTGACGCTCTACAGCGCGGCCGGCGAAGTACGTTCCCGTGGCCTGGAAGTCGATTTGACCGGCCAGCTGAGCGACCGCTGGAGCATGATCGGCAGCTATGCCTATACCGATGCCGAGGTCACGCAAGACCCGACCTACAAAGGCAAGAAACTACAGAACGTCGCCAAAAACACTGGCTCGCTGTCGGCGGTCTATGACTTCGGCACTGTCATCGGTGGTGATCAGCTGCGGGTCGGCGCGGGTGCGCGGTATGTGGGAGAGCGGGCGGGTAACGCGGTGAACGATTTCGACCTGCCGAGCTACACGGTGGCCGATGCATTTGCCAGCTACGACACCAGGGTTGAAGGGCAGAAGGTCAAGTTTCAGCTGAATGTGAAGAACCTGTTTGACCGTACTTATTACACCTCGGCGGCGAGCCGGTTTTTTGTGTCGATGGGGGATGCGCGGCAGGTGACGTTGTCCAGCACCCTGGAATTCTGA